From a region of the Candidatus Rhabdochlamydia porcellionis genome:
- a CDS encoding alpha-ketoacid dehydrogenase subunit alpha/beta: MTQQLFCQDLTRAIKTLEVIYRTRFADEKMKKLIRQNKGGTFHLCTAGHEMVGAVAASALIPGKDWGLAYYRDRGFAIGIGCTLTEIIAASLARDIPHHSSGRMMPEHFSHKELRLPCQSSCVGSQFLQAVGVAKARQLLQEDDVVYVSAGDGATSQGDFHEALNFSLLHKLGVIFVIQDNGFAISVPVKDQTAGGSIACMAEGYPGLSVFDVDGGDYEELTKAFDTAVKKARNAQGPSLIVAKVPRIGPHSSSDDQNKYRTIKCIANDQAKDILPRMENYLAGTGVSIDEMQQMKNRCFEEVEKAAVEADQIPFPSADTAADHVFKKSDVKDCQLQKTSKCPLENIVMMDALNHALDEEMQYDSNVIVFGQDVAHGKGGVFGITRNLTEKHGFFRCFNSPLAESSIIGVALGMSIAGIRPVVEIQFADYMWTGVNQLFNELSSFHYRSNAEWNCPVVIRMPYGGYIQGGPYHSQSVEAVLAHIPGLKVVIPSNAADAKRLLKMAIRDPNPVVFLEHKALYRQRVFCASPEPSGEELQAFGVAKYVRKGTDLTVVCWGMMVFMASQVADRLLKEGISVEVIDLRTLVPLDLDLIVGSIKKTGKLLIAHEAIRTCGFGAEIAALIVEEAFDLLDAPIKRVTAKDCPVPYCKQLEDAILPQIEDLEQAIRQLAQF; the protein is encoded by the coding sequence ATGACGCAGCAACTTTTTTGCCAAGATCTGACAAGAGCTATTAAAACTTTGGAAGTGATTTATCGAACGCGATTTGCTGATGAAAAAATGAAAAAGTTGATTCGCCAAAATAAAGGTGGCACATTTCATTTATGTACAGCAGGACACGAAATGGTGGGAGCCGTAGCTGCATCAGCGTTGATTCCAGGCAAAGATTGGGGGTTAGCGTATTATCGAGATCGAGGTTTTGCAATAGGAATTGGTTGTACGCTTACAGAAATTATTGCAGCTTCCTTAGCACGTGATATACCGCATCATTCCTCTGGACGCATGATGCCGGAGCATTTTTCTCATAAAGAGCTGCGTTTGCCTTGTCAATCCAGCTGTGTAGGGTCGCAATTTTTACAAGCTGTAGGTGTTGCAAAGGCAAGGCAACTCCTTCAAGAGGACGATGTTGTTTATGTGTCCGCTGGAGATGGGGCTACTTCTCAAGGAGATTTTCATGAAGCATTAAATTTTTCCCTTTTACATAAACTGGGGGTTATTTTTGTTATTCAAGATAATGGGTTTGCAATTTCTGTGCCTGTGAAAGATCAAACAGCAGGAGGTTCTATCGCCTGTATGGCAGAAGGCTATCCAGGTCTTTCTGTTTTTGATGTTGATGGTGGAGATTACGAAGAGCTTACCAAAGCATTTGATACAGCTGTGAAAAAAGCTAGAAATGCTCAAGGGCCAAGTCTTATTGTAGCCAAAGTTCCTCGGATAGGCCCTCATAGCAGCAGTGATGATCAAAATAAATATAGAACAATAAAATGCATTGCAAATGATCAAGCAAAAGATATTTTGCCTCGTATGGAAAACTATCTTGCAGGAACTGGGGTTTCTATTGATGAAATGCAACAAATGAAAAACCGTTGTTTTGAAGAGGTAGAAAAAGCTGCAGTAGAAGCAGATCAAATTCCCTTTCCCAGTGCAGATACAGCAGCCGATCATGTTTTTAAAAAGAGTGATGTGAAAGATTGTCAACTACAAAAAACCTCTAAATGTCCGTTAGAAAACATTGTAATGATGGATGCATTAAATCATGCTTTAGACGAAGAAATGCAATATGATTCCAATGTTATTGTTTTCGGTCAAGATGTAGCCCATGGGAAGGGAGGCGTATTTGGCATTACCCGTAATTTAACAGAAAAACATGGGTTTTTTCGCTGCTTTAATTCGCCTCTTGCGGAGTCTAGTATTATAGGAGTTGCTTTAGGAATGTCTATAGCAGGAATTCGTCCTGTCGTAGAGATTCAATTTGCAGATTATATGTGGACGGGTGTTAACCAGCTTTTTAATGAGTTATCTAGCTTCCATTATCGTTCTAACGCAGAGTGGAATTGCCCTGTGGTTATTCGTATGCCCTATGGTGGATACATTCAAGGAGGCCCTTATCATTCACAGAGCGTTGAGGCTGTTCTTGCTCATATTCCAGGATTAAAAGTAGTCATTCCCAGTAATGCGGCTGACGCAAAAAGACTCTTAAAAATGGCTATTCGTGATCCTAACCCTGTTGTTTTTCTTGAACACAAAGCTCTTTATCGTCAAAGGGTTTTCTGTGCTAGTCCCGAGCCTTCGGGAGAAGAATTGCAAGCCTTTGGTGTAGCTAAATATGTTCGGAAGGGAACAGATTTAACAGTTGTTTGTTGGGGAATGATGGTCTTTATGGCTTCTCAAGTTGCAGATCGTCTCTTGAAAGAGGGGATTTCTGTAGAAGTTATTGACTTAAGAACTTTAGTTCCTCTTGATCTTGATCTGATTGTAGGATCTATTAAAAAAACTGGCAAGCTACTCATTGCCCATGAGGCTATTCGCACTTGCGGTTTTGGTGCCGAAATTGCAGCTCTTATAGTAGAAGAGGCTTTTGATTTACTAGATGCGCCTATTAAACGTGTTACCGCAAAGGATTGTCCTGTTCCTTATTGTAAGCAGCTAGAAGATGCTATATTGCCTCAAATAGAAGATTTAGAGCAAGCTATACGTCAACTTGCCCAGTTTTAA
- a CDS encoding UPF0158 family protein, whose product MSKYPQAQNPLLLRYHRLMDAFAKSDDERDFYLDKVEGFIVYVDLDKGEKELADLDKEISVHNKRYALLPKMTFYETKKFMEGFINEKVYDIDTKEKLLDIIQSREARDNFLEFIYDHHTELEKWQQYYVERSRIRIIEWLRLQEILFVFEEDLDLNKNMMEKLKRYLFDVKVSKDIAAVREALYVKAKTYYSNEALNPRPKRGRPPKQVAKVEIEPQVTVDMYTMVPSSCRTFLYLPDITNAASITFSAKFDTEAQLLASLRGSSRIKVDTKLQALSERLESLRHLSTRLITTTDSSSLAEQAVKHLKQIPETIVSAPMENKKSSISEVVKDLLPSRKKSADPTKKKSEIKTVTQIRKQHRKR is encoded by the coding sequence ATGTCAAAATACCCACAGGCACAAAATCCACTTTTGCTCCGGTATCACCGTCTAATGGATGCTTTTGCTAAATCAGATGACGAGCGTGATTTTTATCTAGATAAGGTAGAAGGGTTTATTGTTTATGTCGATTTAGATAAAGGAGAAAAGGAATTAGCTGATCTTGACAAAGAGATTAGCGTCCATAATAAACGCTATGCACTCTTACCAAAAATGACTTTTTACGAAACAAAAAAGTTTATGGAAGGGTTTATTAATGAAAAAGTGTACGACATCGATACTAAAGAGAAACTGCTGGATATCATTCAATCTAGAGAAGCTCGCGATAATTTTCTGGAGTTCATTTATGACCATCATACAGAATTGGAGAAATGGCAGCAATATTATGTAGAGCGCTCTCGTATTCGTATTATTGAATGGTTGCGTCTTCAGGAAATCTTATTTGTATTCGAAGAAGATTTAGATCTAAACAAAAATATGATGGAAAAGCTAAAACGATATTTGTTTGACGTGAAAGTGTCAAAAGACATAGCAGCCGTGAGAGAAGCTTTGTATGTAAAAGCAAAAACCTATTATTCAAATGAAGCATTAAACCCTCGTCCTAAACGTGGACGTCCTCCTAAACAAGTTGCTAAAGTAGAAATAGAGCCGCAAGTAACTGTTGATATGTACACAATGGTTCCATCTTCTTGTCGAACCTTTTTATATTTGCCAGATATTACCAATGCAGCAAGCATTACTTTTTCTGCTAAATTTGATACGGAAGCGCAACTCCTCGCTAGCCTTAGAGGGAGTTCTCGTATTAAGGTGGATACTAAATTGCAAGCGCTTTCAGAAAGACTGGAGTCACTACGCCATTTATCCACGCGTCTAATCACCACAACAGATAGTTCTAGTTTAGCCGAACAAGCTGTTAAACATTTAAAGCAGATTCCCGAAACTATAGTCTCTGCACCAATGGAAAATAAGAAAAGTTCTATTTCAGAGGTTGTTAAAGATTTGCTTCCTTCTCGAAAAAAATCTGCAGATCCAACAAAGAAAAAAAGTGAAATAAAGACAGTAACACAAATTCGCAAACAGCATAGAAAAAGATAA